A genomic region of Azoarcus sp. KH32C contains the following coding sequences:
- a CDS encoding YqgE/AlgH family protein — protein sequence MSAITSNFTHHFLIAMPSMTDPNFTRTLTYIAEHNDQGALGIIVNRPIDMTLGALFERVDLTMEVDGFSEQPVYFGGPVQTDRGFVLHRPAGEWHSTLNVMDEAGLTSSRDILQAIGSRGEPAEVLVSLGYSGWAAGQLEQELAENAWLTVPADLSIVFGLPPEERLAAAMQRLGIDFANLSESAGHA from the coding sequence ATGAGCGCCATTACGTCGAACTTCACGCATCATTTCCTGATCGCCATGCCCAGCATGACCGATCCCAATTTCACGCGCACGCTCACCTACATCGCCGAGCACAACGACCAGGGCGCGTTGGGGATCATCGTCAACCGGCCGATCGACATGACGCTCGGAGCGCTGTTCGAGCGCGTCGATCTCACGATGGAAGTCGACGGCTTCTCCGAACAACCGGTGTATTTCGGCGGCCCGGTCCAGACCGACCGCGGCTTCGTGCTGCACCGCCCGGCCGGCGAATGGCACTCCACGCTCAACGTGATGGACGAAGCCGGCCTGACGAGTTCGCGCGACATCCTGCAGGCGATCGGCAGTCGCGGCGAACCGGCCGAAGTCCTCGTCAGCCTCGGATACTCCGGCTGGGCCGCCGGGCAGCTCGAACAGGAACTCGCCGAGAACGCCTGGCTCACAGTGCCGGCCGACCTCTCGATCGTATTCGGCCTGCCGCCCGAAGAACGGCTCGCCGCGGCCATGCAAAGACTCGGCATCGATTTCGCGAACCTCAGCGAGTCGGCGGGGCATGCCTGA
- the ruvX gene encoding Holliday junction resolvase RuvX: MPEAAAATSAALPARGTLLGFDFGLARVGVAVGELETGQASALVTISGEANAPRFAAIEKLLAEWHPVALVVGIPSHLDGTPHEMTARCRRFANQLHGRYGLPVLECDERLSSAEAERSLAGAGRKRWQDRKPLLDAVAAQIILQHFLDATRNDAQP; this comes from the coding sequence ATGCCTGAGGCAGCCGCCGCCACATCCGCCGCCCTGCCCGCCCGCGGCACCCTGCTCGGCTTCGATTTCGGACTCGCCCGCGTCGGCGTGGCCGTCGGCGAACTCGAAACCGGCCAGGCCAGCGCGCTCGTCACGATCAGCGGCGAAGCCAACGCGCCGCGCTTCGCCGCCATCGAAAAGCTCCTCGCCGAATGGCACCCCGTCGCCCTGGTCGTCGGCATTCCCAGCCACCTCGACGGCACGCCGCACGAGATGACCGCCCGCTGCCGCCGCTTCGCCAACCAGCTGCACGGGCGCTACGGCCTGCCCGTCCTGGAATGCGACGAACGCCTGAGCTCCGCAGAGGCTGAACGCTCGCTGGCCGGCGCCGGGCGCAAGCGCTGGCAAGACCGCAAGCCCCTACTCGACGCCGTCGCGGCACAGATCATCCTGCAACACTTCCTGGACGCCACCCGAAATGATGCACAACCTTGA
- the pyrR gene encoding bifunctional pyr operon transcriptional regulator/uracil phosphoribosyltransferase PyrR, giving the protein MHNLDAEALCQTLIEQMRPHVRPDTALVGIHTGGVWLAKRLAEALGVTQQPGSIDVSFYRDDFGSRGLHPQPKRTEIPFDVEGAHVIIVDDVLYTGRTTRAAINELFDFGRPGRVDLAVLIDRGGRELPIAPKYCALTLPAPLPANQRLELEADAAGALTLRLIDA; this is encoded by the coding sequence ATGCACAACCTTGACGCAGAAGCGCTCTGCCAGACGCTCATCGAGCAGATGCGGCCGCATGTCCGCCCCGACACCGCCCTCGTCGGCATTCATACCGGCGGCGTGTGGCTCGCGAAACGCCTCGCCGAGGCGCTAGGCGTGACGCAGCAGCCGGGCTCGATCGACGTCTCCTTCTACCGCGACGACTTCGGCTCGCGCGGCCTGCACCCGCAGCCCAAGCGCACCGAGATCCCCTTCGACGTCGAAGGCGCCCACGTCATCATCGTCGACGACGTCCTCTACACCGGCCGCACGACGCGCGCCGCCATCAACGAACTGTTCGACTTCGGCCGCCCGGGCCGCGTCGACCTCGCGGTGCTGATCGACCGCGGCGGCCGCGAGCTGCCGATCGCGCCGAAGTACTGCGCCCTCACCCTGCCCGCCCCCCTGCCGGCCAACCAGCGGCTCGAACTCGAAGCCGACGCCGCCGGCGCGCTCACCCTGAGGCTGATCGATGCATAA
- a CDS encoding aspartate carbamoyltransferase catalytic subunit has translation MHNPQLNKHGELQHLLTIDGLPRDVITAILDTAAPFTEVAEREVKKLPLLRGKSIFNLFFENSTRTRTTFEIAAKRLSADVVNLNVSTSSTAKGESLLDTVDNLCAMQADMFVVRHAASGAPFLIAQHLLATGRDHIHVVNAGDGRHAHPTQGLLDMYTIRHYKRDFTNLTVAIVGDVLHSRVARSQISALTTLGVPEVRVIGPKTLLPTEVERLGVRVCHDMREGLKGVDVVMMLRLQNERMNGALLPTPQEYYKIWGLTAEKLALAKPDAIVMHPGPMNRGVEIDSAVADGAQAVILPQVTFGIAVRMAVMSMLAGQQGSNK, from the coding sequence ATGCATAACCCCCAACTCAACAAACACGGCGAACTGCAGCACCTGCTGACGATCGACGGCCTGCCGCGCGACGTCATCACCGCGATCCTCGACACTGCCGCGCCCTTCACCGAAGTCGCCGAACGCGAAGTGAAGAAGCTGCCGCTGCTGCGCGGCAAAAGCATCTTCAACCTGTTCTTCGAGAACTCGACGCGCACCCGCACGACCTTCGAGATCGCCGCCAAGCGCCTGTCGGCCGACGTCGTAAACCTCAACGTCTCGACCAGCTCGACCGCCAAGGGCGAGAGCCTGCTCGACACCGTCGACAACCTGTGCGCGATGCAGGCCGACATGTTCGTCGTGCGCCACGCCGCGAGCGGTGCGCCCTTCCTGATCGCGCAGCATCTGCTTGCCACCGGGCGCGACCACATCCACGTCGTCAACGCCGGTGACGGCCGCCATGCGCACCCGACGCAGGGCCTGCTGGACATGTATACGATCCGGCACTACAAGCGCGACTTCACGAACCTCACCGTCGCCATCGTCGGCGACGTGCTGCACTCGCGCGTCGCGCGTTCGCAGATCTCGGCCCTGACCACGCTCGGCGTGCCCGAAGTGCGCGTCATCGGCCCGAAGACCCTGCTGCCGACGGAGGTCGAACGCCTCGGCGTGCGCGTCTGCCACGACATGCGCGAAGGCCTCAAGGGCGTCGACGTCGTCATGATGCTGCGCCTGCAGAACGAGCGCATGAACGGCGCCCTGCTGCCGACGCCGCAGGAGTACTACAAGATCTGGGGCCTCACCGCAGAGAAGCTCGCGCTCGCGAAGCCCGACGCGATCGTCATGCACCCCGGCCCGATGAACCGCGGCGTCGAGATCGACTCGGCGGTGGCCGACGGCGCGCAGGCCGTGATCCTGCCGCAGGTCACCTTCGGGATCGCCGTGCGCATGGCGGTCATGAGCATGCTGGCCGGCCAGCAAGGGAGCAACAAGTAA
- a CDS encoding dihydroorotase, whose translation MKIRITNGRVVDPANGIDEVRDMYLADGKILALGQAPDGFTAERTIDASKLVVAPGLIDLAARLREPGFEYRATLESEMDAAMAGGVTSLAIPPDTDPVLDEPGLVEMLCYRAKKLNRAHVYPVGALTLGLKGQRLSEMAELVEAGCVAFSQANEPIVDNAVLMRAMQYAATFGFRVWLQPLTPFLSSIGVAHDGEVASRLGLPGVPAETETIALYTYIQLARRTGANLHITRLSSAAGLELIEQARAGGVDITCDVSINNLHLSDMDIGYFNSNCHLVPPLRSLRDRDALRQGLADGRINALCSDHTPVDDDGKLTPFSESEPGATGLELLLPLTLKWAQESGLPLVKALARVTTDAARIVGTTKAGHLSPGARADLCLFDPESHTTISRDQLRSQGKNTPFLGLELPGRVHYTLVEGQIMHELN comes from the coding sequence ATGAAGATCCGCATCACCAACGGCCGTGTCGTCGACCCGGCCAACGGCATCGACGAAGTCCGCGACATGTATCTCGCGGACGGCAAGATCCTCGCCCTCGGCCAAGCCCCTGATGGCTTCACCGCCGAACGCACGATCGACGCGAGCAAACTGGTCGTCGCCCCCGGCCTGATCGACCTCGCCGCGCGCCTGCGCGAACCCGGCTTCGAATACCGCGCCACGCTCGAATCCGAAATGGACGCCGCAATGGCCGGCGGCGTCACGAGCCTCGCGATCCCGCCCGACACCGATCCCGTTCTCGACGAACCCGGTCTCGTCGAGATGCTGTGCTATCGCGCGAAGAAGCTCAACCGCGCCCACGTCTACCCGGTCGGCGCTCTGACGCTCGGCCTGAAGGGCCAGCGCCTGTCGGAGATGGCGGAACTCGTCGAAGCCGGCTGCGTCGCCTTCAGCCAGGCCAACGAACCGATCGTCGACAACGCGGTGCTGATGCGCGCGATGCAGTACGCAGCGACCTTCGGCTTCCGCGTCTGGCTGCAGCCGCTCACCCCCTTCCTGAGCTCGATCGGCGTCGCCCACGACGGCGAAGTGGCATCCCGCCTCGGTCTGCCTGGCGTACCGGCAGAGACCGAAACGATTGCGCTCTACACCTACATCCAGCTCGCCCGCAGGACGGGTGCGAACCTGCACATCACGCGCCTGTCGAGCGCGGCCGGCCTCGAACTGATCGAACAGGCCCGTGCGGGCGGCGTCGACATCACCTGCGACGTCTCGATCAACAACCTGCACCTGTCCGACATGGACATCGGCTACTTCAACAGCAACTGCCACCTCGTGCCGCCGCTGCGCAGCCTGCGCGACCGGGACGCATTGCGGCAGGGGCTCGCCGACGGCCGCATCAACGCGCTGTGCTCGGACCACACCCCGGTCGACGACGACGGCAAGCTGACCCCGTTCAGCGAATCCGAACCCGGCGCGACCGGCCTCGAACTGCTGCTGCCGCTGACGCTGAAATGGGCGCAGGAAAGCGGCCTGCCGCTGGTGAAGGCGCTCGCGCGCGTCACCACCGACGCCGCGCGCATCGTCGGCACCACCAAGGCCGGCCATCTGAGTCCGGGCGCGCGCGCCGACCTGTGCCTCTTCGACCCGGAGTCGCACACGACGATCAGCCGCGACCAGCTGCGCAGCCAGGGCAAGAACACGCCCTTCCTGGGGCTGGAGCTGCCCGGCCGCGTGCATTACACCCTGGTCGAGGGCCAGATCATGCACGAGCTCAACTGA
- a CDS encoding DUF167 family protein codes for MSVEWLREAADGSVVLTLHIQPGAKRTEIVGLHGEALKVRLAAPPVDGKANAALCAFLAEFCGVSRSMVTLVSGETSRAKRVRVEAPGAEAVARLRALG; via the coding sequence ATGAGCGTGGAGTGGCTGCGCGAAGCGGCGGACGGCAGTGTCGTGCTGACGCTGCACATCCAGCCCGGCGCAAAGCGGACCGAGATCGTCGGCCTGCATGGCGAGGCGCTGAAAGTGCGGCTCGCCGCGCCGCCGGTCGACGGGAAGGCGAACGCGGCGCTATGTGCGTTCCTGGCGGAATTCTGCGGGGTGTCGCGCTCGATGGTGACGCTCGTCAGCGGCGAGACGTCGCGGGCGAAACGGGTGCGGGTCGAGGCCCCCGGAGCGGAGGCCGTCGCCCGGCTGCGTGCCCTCGGATAG
- a CDS encoding YggT family protein — translation MLGNILLVVLDAVFGFITMMLLARFFMQWLRVSFRNQIGQFVVATTDWVVRPLRRVIPGLMGLDMASLLPAWLFQTLFVFIELVLRGVPLSSAGIGGLIVGLWGLGLLELLRMALYLIFGVVMMSAILSWVNPHAPAASVFHNLAAPFLRPFRRILPPIANVDLSPLVLLLILQIVLMVLGGLRANFASLLIGA, via the coding sequence ATGCTCGGCAACATTCTGCTGGTGGTGCTCGACGCCGTGTTCGGCTTCATCACGATGATGCTGTTGGCGCGCTTCTTCATGCAGTGGCTGCGGGTGTCCTTCCGCAACCAAATCGGCCAGTTCGTGGTCGCGACAACCGACTGGGTCGTGCGGCCGCTGCGGCGGGTGATCCCCGGGCTGATGGGACTGGACATGGCGAGCCTGCTGCCAGCCTGGCTGTTCCAGACGCTGTTCGTCTTCATCGAGTTGGTGCTGCGCGGCGTCCCTCTTTCGTCCGCCGGCATTGGCGGCCTGATTGTGGGCCTGTGGGGGCTCGGCCTGCTGGAGCTGCTGCGGATGGCGCTGTACCTGATCTTCGGCGTCGTGATGATGTCGGCGATCCTGTCGTGGGTGAATCCGCATGCGCCTGCGGCGTCGGTGTTCCACAATCTAGCCGCACCTTTCCTGCGGCCCTTCCGCCGCATCCTGCCGCCGATTGCGAACGTCGATCTGTCGCCCCTGGTGCTGTTGTTGATCCTGCAGATCGTGCTGATGGTGCTCGGCGGGCTGCGCGCGAATTTCGCTTCGCTGCTGATCGGCGCATGA
- the proC gene encoding pyrroline-5-carboxylate reductase, with the protein MKISFLGGGNMATALIGGMLERGFSASDIQVVDLQAENRERLASRFGVRAVGEVDDALLACDVLVLAVKPQQMKAALAPIAGRLAQQVVVSIAAGLRIADMGRWLGGYSRIVRAMPNTPALIGAGVTGLYADPSVEAAGREAAERVLAAVGTTAWIGDEAQMDAVTAVSGSGPAYVFHFIEALEAAGASLGFDGATARRLAIDTVLGAAKLAADSEESPAVLRERVTSKGGTTEAALKSLAESGFFDAIVRAVAAAEVRGRELGDQLGKG; encoded by the coding sequence ATCAAGATCAGTTTTCTGGGCGGCGGCAACATGGCTACCGCGCTGATCGGGGGGATGCTGGAGCGCGGTTTTTCCGCCTCGGACATCCAGGTGGTCGATCTGCAGGCGGAAAACCGCGAGCGGCTGGCGAGCCGCTTCGGCGTGCGGGCGGTCGGCGAGGTCGACGATGCGCTGCTCGCATGCGACGTGCTCGTGCTGGCGGTGAAGCCGCAACAGATGAAGGCGGCGCTGGCGCCGATCGCGGGCCGGCTCGCGCAGCAGGTGGTGGTGAGCATCGCGGCCGGGCTGCGTATCGCGGACATGGGCCGCTGGCTGGGCGGCTACTCGCGAATCGTGCGGGCGATGCCGAACACGCCGGCGCTGATCGGCGCGGGAGTCACGGGCCTGTACGCCGATCCGTCGGTGGAGGCGGCTGGGCGCGAGGCGGCCGAGCGTGTGCTGGCGGCGGTCGGCACCACCGCGTGGATCGGCGACGAGGCGCAGATGGACGCGGTGACGGCGGTCTCGGGCAGCGGTCCGGCCTATGTCTTCCATTTCATCGAGGCGCTGGAGGCAGCCGGCGCTTCGCTCGGCTTCGATGGTGCGACGGCGCGGCGGCTCGCGATCGACACGGTACTGGGCGCGGCGAAGCTTGCGGCCGATTCCGAAGAGTCGCCGGCGGTGCTGCGCGAGCGGGTCACGTCGAAGGGCGGGACGACCGAGGCGGCGCTGAAGAGCCTGGCCGAGTCGGGCTTCTTCGACGCGATCGTGCGTGCGGTCGCGGCTGCCGAAGTGCGTGGCCGCGAACTCGGCGATCAACTCGGCAAGGGCTGA